In the genome of Phlebotomus papatasi isolate M1 chromosome 2, Ppap_2.1, whole genome shotgun sequence, one region contains:
- the LOC129802420 gene encoding esterase B1-like encodes MEETIIVQTTLGPVKGIKKISALNNEYFSFQAIPYAKPPVGDLRFRDPKPAEPWKDVLNATQQGPCCPAKNNMLNVIHGEEDCLHINVFTKSLNPNKLVPVMIYIHGGAFMRGSSGIEMYGPDFLLQRDIVLFTFNYRLGAFGFLSLDDRSLEIPGNAGLKDQSMAIRWCKANAAFFGGDPQNITLFGESAGGCSVHYHMISNQSRELFHKAIVQSGTALNSWSVVPERSWAKRLAITLGWSGNGDNRDMIEFLRKADPKSIVKAQEGLVTIQERKEKILFPFGPVIEPYVISGCFIPRDPLEMCREAWSQSIPVIIGGVSEEGLFSYREAIDYPDTVNQLRCENLVPLDLNLDPKDEKSLTIANNIKKFYFGEQEPSMETLNEYIMLMTDKLFWHGIHRTILSRLSLPESGPTFYYRFNFDSPTFNHYRVLMCGKTVRGVCHADDLSYIFKNAISKEVPEATSAEFKTIQRMVNMWVNFATNSDPNCEEIKPAIWHPLSQDTTKPFQCLNIAEEVKETALPEWQRMKFWDTMYSRNQLY; translated from the exons ATGGAAGAGACAATAATTGTTCAGACAACTCTGGGTCCCGTAAAGGGTATCAAGAAGATCTCAGCTTTAAACAACGAGTATTTTAGTTTTCAGGCAATACCATATGCCAAGCCGCCAGTTGGTGATTTAAGATTTCGA GACCCAAAACCAGCAGAACCTTGGAAGGATGTTCTGAATGCCACTCAACAAGGTCCATGTTGTCCAGCAAAGAATAACATGCTCAATGTGATTCATGGAGAGGAAGATTGTCTCCATATCAACGTCTTCACGAAAAGT TTGAATCCGAATAAGCTGGTTCCTGTAATGATTTATATCCATGGAGGTGCTTTTATGAGAGGATCCAGTGGAATTGAGATGTACGGACCGGACTTCCTGTTGCAGAGAGACATTGTtcttttcacttttaattacCGTCTTGGCGCTTTCG GATTCTTAAGTTTGGATGATCGATCACTCGAAATTCCTGGTAACGCTGGTCTCAAGGATCAATCCATGGCTATTAGGTGGTGCAAAGCAAATGCCGCTTTCTTTGGTGGTGATCCACAAAATATAACCCTTTTCGGAGAAAGCGCGGGGGGTTGTTCTGTTCACTATCACATGATATCAAATCAGTCTCGTGAACTCTTCCATAAAGCCATCGTTCAGTCTGGGACTGCCTTGAATAGCTGGTCAGTTGTGCCGGAGAGAAGTTGGGCTAAACGCCTTGCCATCACATTGGGATGGTCCGGAAATGGTGATAATAGGGACATGATAGAGTTTTTAAGGAAAGCAGACCCTAAGAGCATTGTAAAAGCTCAAGAGGGTTTAGTAACCATTCag GAACGtaaggaaaaaatattatttccttTCGGACCAGTGATTGAACCCTACGTCATCAGTGGTTGCTTCATCCCGCGAGATCCTCTCGAAATGTGCCGAGAAGCTTGGAGTCAATCAATTCCTGTCATCATCGGTGGTGTTTCAGAGGAAGGACTATTCAGTTACAGGGAAGCTATAGATTATCCAGATACAGTCAACCAACTAAGATGTGAAAATCTTGTACCCCTTGACTTGAACTTAGATCCAAAGGATGAAAAATCATTAACGATTGCCAATAATATAAAGAAATTCTACTTTGGCGAACAAGAACCGTCAATGGAAACTTTAAATGAATATATTATG CTCATGACGGATAAACTTTTCTGGCATGGAATACACCGGACAATTCTATCTCGACTCAGTTTACCCGAAAGTGGACCCACCTTCTACTATCGCTTTAACTTTGATTCCCCAACTTTTAACCATTATCGTGTGCTTATGTGTGGAAAAACAGTCCGTGGAGTCTGTCATGCAGACGATTTATCTTATAtctttaaaaatgcaatttccaAGGAAGTTCCCGAAGCTACAAGCGCAGAATTTAAAACTATTCAACGAATG gtaaatatgtGGGTTAACTTCGCCACAAACAGTGACCCGAACTGTGAAGAGATTAAGCCTGCCATTTGGCATCCGCTTTCTCAAGATACTACTAAACCTTTCCAGTGTCTCAACATAGCAGAAGAAGTGAAGGAGACTGCATTGCCAGAGTGGCAAAGAATGAAGTTTTGGGATACAATGTATTCCAGAAATCAACTCTATTGA